The genomic stretch GTTTTTGGGTTTGAAAAACAGTCGCTTACGTTCCGCCCAAAGGGAATCAGGGTTTTCATAGCTGCGCGCCTCACGGGTCGGCAAGACGAACTGATTGATTGCATCCCAGTCAGCAGAATCCGATCCGATCCCTTGCTGAAAGCTTTGGGAACCCAGTTCAATCATGCGGTACTTGTCGGCCAGGACAAGATACTCATATGGGTTGGGACTAAACAGACACCAGCCTTGCATGAAAGCCTGGCGAAGATGAATTGACTCTGGACGATTGAGATAAAAGTCACAATATCGATTATAGAGGAAATCAATTTTTTCTCCCCCAGGAGTAAGGAGAGCCTGCCGGTCCTTATCAATCTTCAGTTTTTCAAATGATACAATCTCTGGTTCCCATTTCCACTTGGTGAACAAATCCTTGTACATAAGGAATTCGATGTAACGATTTTGCTCTTCAATCTTCTCATCTGTGATGACAATTTTGCGAGGTTCTCCGTTGCCTCCATAGAAAAGGCGATACTCCTCAACAAAGGATTGTTTCAGTTGGTCCAGTGAGGGCGGGGTTAGTCGGTAGGTGTCGCCGTGGCAACGGTGTATGACGTCAGTGATGAGGTACATTGCCGCATTTGTATTAACCTCGATCAGGCTGTCTTTTGTTTCGCCGGAGTGAAAATCATAGGCCATTAATACTGAATTGTTTTTGGTTGGGTGAGTGAGTAGTTCGGAGTCTTTGGTTGCAATTGCCTGTCGAAACTTAGCGGACCGGGAGAGATGATAGAGTTGGTGAACTGCCTCCCGGGCCCGGTCGAGAACTTTGCTAGGAAGTTGAATAACATATGGAGATACGGTCTTCCGTAAGTCCATATGTTGGGCAATAGGTAAAGAGGAGGGGTACTCCTCTTTCATTATCGATTCAAAACACTGGTAAAATTCAGAAGGCATTTAGCCGGCAGTTACGTGCTTTTCGCCTGGCTTCCAGCCAGCGCCGCACAACTCTCCCGTCTTAAGGCCAGTCAGCACCCTCAGGATTTCATTGGCGTCACGACCCACGTTGAGATTGTGAATACCCATGTACTGAATCACACCTTCAGGGTCGATGACGAAGGTACCGCGAGTGGCAATACCGGCATCTTCCAAAAGGACACCATAGTCGCGAGAAATCCTCTTGGTCACATCGCCAATGAGTGGGTAGTGAAGGTCTCCCAAATCATCCTTAATCCAGCGACGGTGAGAATGAACAGAATCAATAGAGACACCAATCACTTCTGCGCCAGCTTCCTTGAACTTAGGCAAAAAGTCGCGAAACTGGGTGATCTCAGTTGGGCAAACAAAAGTGAAATCAAGAGGGTAAAAATAGAGCACCACCCATTTACCTTTGTAATCTGAAAGACTGATATCTTTAAAGTCTCCACCATCGACAACGGCAGGCGCTTTAAACTGGGGTGCAGGTTGACCGATCATTGGCATTTGAACTCCTCCTAATTTAACGCTTAACACCAAAGTACAACTCAGATATAGAGCAAATTTTTGCCACAAAACCGGAAAGGCTGCAAGGTATCAACCACATGGAAGCCGCTGGAATGCATGGAATCTTACGTACTGCATCGTCGGGCGTTGTGGATTGTAAGCACCTATTTGAAGGCCCTCTTCACAAAATTGGATTTCGGATAGGCACTATGATTAACCTGTGGGATAGAGCAGAGAGCTTAGGGGGTCAAATTTGAAGCTGGTGACTTGGAATGTGAATGGAATAAGGGCCTGCGCTAAAAAGGGTTTGCTCGAATATTTGGAGCGGGAAGACCCGGATATCTTGTGCATTCAGGAGACCAAGGCTCATCCCGAACAGCTGGACGAGAGCCTTCTTCATCCTCCCGGCCGCTCGGCCTATTGGTCGTCCGCCCTCAAGCGTGGCTACAGTGGAACGGTCACCTACACCAAAAGAGAGCCCGACTCCATTCAACATGGGATTCGCGTGCGAAAGTTCGACTCTGAAGGGCGTTTTGTTGTGACCCAGTATCCGGACTTTCTTCTCTACAACGTTTACTTCCCAAACGGGGCGGCCAGCGAAGAGCGACATGACTTTAAACAGGAGTTTTTGGAGAAGTTTCGCCGTCATTTGGCGAAAAGGATTGCTGAAGGATTGGAAGTCATTGTTGTTGGCGATTATAACGTCGCCTACAGGGAGACTGATGTCTTTGATCCCGTTCGTCTTAGCAAGGTCAGCGGATTTTTACCCGAGGAAAGGGAATGGTTTGGCCGCTTTCTGGAAACGGGCTTTGTCGATTTGTTCGTCCATTTTCATCCGGAAAAAAAGGACCAATATACATGGTGGTCCTATCGGGAGAACGCGCGCATTGCTAACCGGGGGTGGAGAATTGATCATATCTGTGTCACTCCCGGACTCGTGTCTCGTGTTCAGGACATTGAAATTCAGGATCAACAACTGGGCTCGGATCACTGTCCAGTTAAAGTTGTGATGGAGCTATAAGTGTTATTCTATTTGATTTTTATATTTACCGTTATGCCCCTTGTGGAACTGTTCTTCTTGATCCGTGCCGGGCAGATTATCGGTCTGTGGAATACCATAGCCGTCGTCATGGTGACAGGAATACTGGGGGCTTCGTTTGCCCGCAGTCAAGGGAGGTTAATTTGGAAAGAGGTGAATGAAAAATTGGCCCGAGGGGAAATGCCAGCGGACACGGTGTTTCATGGCTTTCTAGTTTTTGCTGGCGGGCTCCTTTTGATCACTCCGGGCTTTGTAACTGACTTCATCGGTCTTTCCATGGTGATGCCAGGTCCTCGCCACGTTATCCTACGGATTCTCAAGCAGGCCGTGGAAAAGAGAATGCAAAGCGGCCAAATTCGCTTTTATCAATCCAACATCCATTCCCAGACCATTCATCAAAATGTGAGAGATGAAAGTTCTCGGCCAGTTCGGGAAGTCATCGACATCGAAGCTGAAGAAAAAGAGTGACCTTTACTGGGAAAACCACAGCTGGGCGACATAGGCCACGTATAGGGCCAGAAAAACGACCCCAATGGGGCGGGTGAGGGTGCGTTTGCCAATGAAGTAAGCGGGAATCAGAGCTACCGTCACTCCCAGCATCCACAAGAAATCCATTTGTAGCATACGAGGATGAACCTCTAGGGTTTTAAAGCTGGCGGCCGCACCTGTGACCATAAGAGTATTAAAGATATTTGAGCCGATCACATTGCCGACGGCGATTCCGCCTTTGCCTCTTAGTGCTGCTATGGACGAGGTGGCCAATTCCGGCAGACCTGTTCCCACCGAAACGATAGTGAGGCCGATGAACCTTTCGCTAAAACCAAAAAACCGGGCGATAGAGATACTTCCCTCTAGAGCCAAGTGCGCTCCACCCATTAAGGCGAGAAGGCCAAGACACAAATAGCCCAAATCCCAACCCAAATGCTTAAGCTGTTCCATGGTTTCTTCTTCGTCAGGATGAA from Pseudobdellovibrionaceae bacterium encodes the following:
- a CDS encoding calcium/sodium antiporter, translating into MELLLPAGSVILGFGLLLFGGDWLVLSAVSLACRFRVSPAVIGLTIIAAGTSVPEMITSVMATHRGSPDIAIGNVLGSNIFNILVILGVASLIRVNRIIPSQIRLEIPFLIIVCALMWVFSGDSLIYQWEGALFLALFVGFMVFSVIKSRRRFGIDVHPDEEETMEQLKHLGWDLGYLCLGLLALMGGAHLALEGSISIARFFGFSERFIGLTIVSVGTGLPELATSSIAALRGKGGIAVGNVIGSNIFNTLMVTGAAASFKTLEVHPRMLQMDFLWMLGVTVALIPAYFIGKRTLTRPIGVVFLALYVAYVAQLWFSQ
- a CDS encoding FxsA family protein, which produces MLFYLIFIFTVMPLVELFFLIRAGQIIGLWNTIAVVMVTGILGASFARSQGRLIWKEVNEKLARGEMPADTVFHGFLVFAGGLLLITPGFVTDFIGLSMVMPGPRHVILRILKQAVEKRMQSGQIRFYQSNIHSQTIHQNVRDESSRPVREVIDIEAEEKE
- the xth gene encoding exodeoxyribonuclease III, which encodes MKLVTWNVNGIRACAKKGLLEYLEREDPDILCIQETKAHPEQLDESLLHPPGRSAYWSSALKRGYSGTVTYTKREPDSIQHGIRVRKFDSEGRFVVTQYPDFLLYNVYFPNGAASEERHDFKQEFLEKFRRHLAKRIAEGLEVIVVGDYNVAYRETDVFDPVRLSKVSGFLPEEREWFGRFLETGFVDLFVHFHPEKKDQYTWWSYRENARIANRGWRIDHICVTPGLVSRVQDIEIQDQQLGSDHCPVKVVMEL
- a CDS encoding peroxiredoxin, with translation MPMIGQPAPQFKAPAVVDGGDFKDISLSDYKGKWVVLYFYPLDFTFVCPTEITQFRDFLPKFKEAGAEVIGVSIDSVHSHRRWIKDDLGDLHYPLIGDVTKRISRDYGVLLEDAGIATRGTFVIDPEGVIQYMGIHNLNVGRDANEILRVLTGLKTGELCGAGWKPGEKHVTAG